Proteins encoded within one genomic window of Paenarthrobacter sp. JL.01a:
- a CDS encoding MBL fold metallo-hydrolase: MTPSSSLKPHIITLGTAGGPRWWAAADSGERTGIATAVVVGEAFYLVDFGQGAGRRLSQSGLELKDLRALFITHLHSDHVYDLAGLGIFGLYALTHRTENPVKIIGPGNRGELPAVSPRAVVAPQPLAPENPTPGTRQMFEQLMKAHATDLNDRILDSLRPSPLDIFHAEDIEVPAESGYHPNNNPTPNMEPFEVYRDELVTVTAILVEHPPVAPAFAFRFDTAEGSVTISGDTAYTQNMITLAQDTDLLLHEAIDFAWVESLYADKTDESSRASRDHHYKSHTSVRDAAKLAEVAGVGQLALHHLVPGSASASVWHEAGEHFSGTFTIPNDLDTIPFARQR; encoded by the coding sequence ATGACGCCGTCGTCATCGCTGAAGCCGCACATCATCACCCTCGGAACCGCTGGTGGTCCGCGCTGGTGGGCGGCGGCCGACTCCGGCGAGCGCACCGGCATTGCCACGGCCGTGGTGGTGGGAGAAGCGTTCTACCTCGTCGACTTCGGCCAGGGAGCAGGGCGCAGGCTCAGCCAGTCCGGCCTGGAACTCAAGGACCTGCGGGCCCTTTTCATCACCCACTTGCACTCGGACCACGTGTACGACCTCGCCGGATTGGGCATCTTCGGCCTCTATGCACTGACCCACCGCACGGAGAATCCCGTGAAGATCATTGGACCGGGCAACCGCGGTGAGCTTCCCGCAGTGTCGCCACGCGCCGTCGTCGCTCCCCAACCGCTGGCGCCGGAGAATCCGACACCGGGCACCCGCCAAATGTTCGAACAACTCATGAAGGCCCACGCCACCGACCTCAACGACCGCATCCTGGACAGCCTCCGCCCGAGCCCCTTGGACATCTTCCATGCCGAAGACATCGAAGTTCCCGCCGAAAGCGGATACCACCCCAACAACAACCCGACGCCGAATATGGAACCGTTCGAGGTGTACCGGGACGAACTGGTCACTGTCACGGCAATCCTGGTGGAGCATCCGCCCGTAGCTCCCGCGTTCGCCTTCCGCTTCGACACCGCAGAGGGCTCCGTTACGATTTCCGGCGACACCGCCTACACGCAAAACATGATCACCCTGGCCCAGGACACGGATCTGCTGCTCCATGAGGCCATCGACTTCGCTTGGGTGGAATCCCTGTACGCGGACAAGACCGACGAATCCAGCCGGGCTTCCCGCGATCACCACTACAAGTCGCACACCAGCGTCCGCGACGCCGCCAAGCTCGCCGAAGTTGCCGGCGTCGGGCAACTGGCCCTGCACCACTTGGTTCCCGGTTCAGCGTCCGCGTCCGTCTGGCACGAAGCCGGCGAGCACTTCTCCGGGACGTTCACCATCCCCAACGACCTCGACACCATTCCG
- a CDS encoding LysR family transcriptional regulator, whose protein sequence is MGEFTLRQLEYFVAVLDHGSLTKAASESNISQAAASMAIAQLEKNLGLDLLIRTRAKRVEPTPAGVELGVRARRILREAADLQGALQGSHQDMRGRVVIGCMIAISPRLIPELIRVFAAKWPEVEVDFVEGNAEELQRAVAEGELDVAFIYSLQAIPGVEILKVAASRPQFMLAEDHPFARREALRFADLAHEDVVLFDVPPSAERVIAMFHSAGIEPKVRWRSVVAQTIRGIVASGRAYSVTNVWPGIESLYAGARVALVPIEDALPVNELVAVVPPGVSRPRRVEEVIAAARELTRQEQ, encoded by the coding sequence ATGGGTGAGTTTACGCTTCGGCAGCTGGAGTACTTCGTGGCGGTCCTGGACCACGGCTCCCTCACCAAGGCCGCGAGCGAGAGCAACATTTCCCAGGCCGCTGCGTCCATGGCCATCGCGCAGCTGGAGAAGAACCTGGGCCTCGACCTGCTGATCCGCACGCGCGCCAAACGCGTGGAACCAACGCCGGCAGGGGTGGAACTCGGAGTGCGGGCCCGGCGCATCCTTCGTGAGGCGGCTGATCTCCAAGGCGCCCTCCAAGGATCCCATCAGGACATGCGTGGCCGGGTGGTGATCGGCTGCATGATCGCGATTTCTCCACGATTGATTCCCGAACTCATCCGGGTCTTCGCAGCGAAGTGGCCGGAGGTTGAGGTCGACTTCGTGGAGGGGAATGCGGAAGAGCTGCAACGTGCTGTGGCCGAAGGCGAGCTGGACGTCGCCTTCATCTATTCACTCCAGGCGATTCCCGGCGTCGAAATCCTCAAGGTGGCAGCATCCCGACCGCAGTTCATGCTTGCCGAGGACCATCCGTTTGCGCGGAGGGAGGCCCTGCGTTTTGCTGACCTCGCGCACGAAGATGTGGTTCTGTTCGACGTCCCGCCCAGCGCGGAGCGCGTCATTGCCATGTTCCATTCGGCGGGCATCGAACCAAAGGTGCGCTGGCGAAGCGTCGTGGCTCAAACCATCCGGGGAATTGTGGCGAGCGGGCGGGCATATTCAGTGACGAATGTGTGGCCGGGGATTGAGTCCTTGTACGCCGGTGCCCGGGTTGCGCTGGTTCCCATCGAGGACGCCCTGCCTGTGAACGAACTCGTGGCGGTGGTCCCTCCGGGCGTCAGTCGCCCGCGTCGCGTGGAAGAGGTTATCGCCGCTGCCCGGGAGTTGACGCGGCAGGAGCAGTGA
- a CDS encoding MarR family winged helix-turn-helix transcriptional regulator, protein MSVGSATATDLVHQIFDLQRTLRCVVTAHMARVPDVGMAVQGVMRFIGEGETRATHLAARLGVSAPVLSRHIAELEELGFVARRPDPADGRAQLLALTERGAAKLHEFEEQRSVRLRDYLADWSEADALEASQVINKLTESLKDSIRATAAGSPTTDQNSLGARNG, encoded by the coding sequence ATGTCTGTCGGTTCTGCCACAGCAACCGATCTTGTGCATCAGATTTTCGACCTCCAGCGGACTCTGCGCTGCGTGGTGACCGCCCACATGGCCCGCGTTCCCGACGTCGGAATGGCGGTGCAGGGTGTCATGCGTTTCATCGGCGAGGGGGAGACCCGCGCCACCCACCTGGCCGCACGGCTCGGGGTGAGTGCGCCGGTCCTCAGCCGCCACATCGCCGAGCTCGAGGAGCTCGGCTTCGTTGCCAGGCGGCCGGACCCGGCCGACGGCAGGGCGCAACTGCTGGCCCTGACGGAACGGGGCGCAGCGAAACTGCACGAATTCGAAGAACAACGCAGCGTGAGACTGCGCGATTACCTGGCGGATTGGAGCGAGGCTGACGCCCTCGAGGCCTCCCAGGTCATCAACAAACTCACCGAGTCCTTGAAGGACTCCATCCGGGCAACGGCGGCCGGCTCCCCCACAACAGACCAAAACAGCTTAGGAGCCCGGAATGGCTAA
- a CDS encoding MDR family MFS transporter — MTHRQIMEALTGLLAAFFTAILSSTIVANALPTIMSELKGTQTDFAWVITAALLANAATTPIWGKLADLFDKKLLVQLSIIIFVAGSVMAGLSETIPLLLTARVIQGIAMGGLTALAQAIIGSMIPPRDRGKYSGYMGAVMAVGTAGGPLLGGFIVDSPLGWRWTFFVCVPLAVIALILLQITLKIQHIKRPAKIDWLGSILLTSGVSLLLIWVSFAGNPEYYDWVSWQSALMVGGGVALLALLVFVETKVAQPIIPLKIISERTTALAIIASVAVGIAMFGSSTFLGQYFQVARGATPTEAGLLTLPMIAGNLVGSVASGVLISRFGKWKRFLIAGSVLLIGGLAFAGTMDHTTELWIVAIYTGVFGLGLGMLMQNLVLAVQNTVQAKDIGTASASVAFFRSVGGAIGVSVLGAVMSNHVKDLAVEGLAAAGIPVQGGGSGASMDLADMPAPIADIMRAAYGDATAQIFLISAIISVVALLAVLFIKERPLRRTVDAAPEKELVATASGEAGMSLDTSSLDAVSGDSVKNDDGASRPGAGRPLSGADRTVRQEDTGSDLDLEFARILTQERPNATADVKEVQEQLSRTQYVLAEQQLQLSRANVELQARLREQQSIAQQQAATAEELAALRKELKRERRQQERMALLLLQGAEARQEHGKHAG, encoded by the coding sequence ATGACCCACCGTCAGATCATGGAAGCCCTGACCGGCCTCCTCGCGGCCTTCTTCACGGCAATCCTGAGCAGCACGATCGTTGCCAACGCGCTGCCCACCATCATGTCCGAACTCAAGGGCACGCAGACCGACTTCGCCTGGGTCATTACGGCCGCGCTTTTGGCGAACGCTGCCACCACCCCCATCTGGGGCAAGCTCGCTGACCTCTTCGACAAGAAGCTCCTGGTCCAGCTGAGCATCATCATCTTCGTGGCCGGGTCGGTCATGGCCGGCCTGTCCGAGACCATCCCCCTGCTGCTGACCGCACGCGTGATCCAGGGCATCGCCATGGGTGGCCTCACGGCCCTGGCCCAGGCAATCATCGGTTCCATGATCCCGCCGCGCGACCGCGGCAAGTACTCCGGCTACATGGGTGCCGTCATGGCAGTCGGCACCGCGGGTGGACCGTTGCTGGGTGGCTTCATCGTGGACAGCCCACTCGGCTGGCGGTGGACGTTCTTCGTCTGCGTGCCCCTTGCAGTGATCGCACTGATCCTGCTCCAGATCACCTTGAAGATCCAGCACATCAAGCGTCCGGCCAAGATCGACTGGCTCGGATCCATCCTGCTGACCTCGGGCGTGAGCCTGCTCCTGATCTGGGTCTCGTTCGCCGGCAACCCGGAATACTACGACTGGGTGTCCTGGCAGTCCGCCCTCATGGTCGGTGGCGGCGTAGCCCTCCTGGCCCTCCTGGTGTTCGTGGAGACCAAGGTTGCCCAGCCGATCATTCCGCTCAAGATCATCTCCGAGCGCACCACCGCGTTGGCCATCATCGCTTCGGTCGCTGTCGGCATCGCGATGTTCGGCTCGTCCACCTTCCTGGGCCAGTACTTCCAGGTGGCCCGTGGCGCCACGCCGACCGAGGCCGGCCTGCTGACCCTCCCCATGATCGCCGGCAACCTCGTGGGTTCCGTGGCCTCGGGTGTCCTGATCAGCCGCTTCGGCAAGTGGAAGAGGTTCCTGATCGCAGGTTCGGTTCTCCTGATTGGCGGCCTTGCATTCGCCGGGACCATGGACCACACCACTGAACTGTGGATCGTGGCGATCTACACCGGCGTATTCGGCCTGGGCCTGGGTATGTTGATGCAGAACCTGGTGCTGGCCGTGCAGAACACCGTACAGGCCAAGGACATCGGAACCGCCAGTGCTTCTGTGGCGTTCTTCCGCTCCGTGGGTGGCGCAATCGGCGTCTCGGTTCTTGGTGCCGTCATGTCCAACCATGTGAAGGACCTGGCCGTCGAAGGACTGGCTGCGGCCGGCATTCCTGTCCAGGGCGGCGGCTCCGGCGCGAGCATGGACCTGGCGGACATGCCCGCACCCATCGCCGACATCATGCGTGCGGCCTATGGTGACGCCACTGCCCAGATCTTCCTGATCTCGGCCATCATCAGCGTCGTCGCCCTGCTGGCAGTGCTGTTCATCAAGGAACGCCCGTTGCGCCGCACCGTTGACGCAGCTCCGGAGAAGGAACTCGTGGCGACGGCCTCCGGTGAGGCCGGAATGTCCCTGGATACCAGTTCTCTGGACGCCGTTTCCGGTGACTCCGTGAAGAACGACGACGGCGCAAGCCGCCCCGGTGCCGGACGTCCCCTTTCCGGCGCGGACCGTACCGTGCGCCAGGAGGACACGGGATCGGATCTGGACCTTGAGTTTGCCCGGATCCTGACCCAGGAAAGGCCGAACGCCACGGCCGACGTGAAGGAAGTGCAGGAGCAACTCTCCCGTACCCAGTACGTCCTGGCCGAACAGCAGTTGCAGCTCAGCCGGGCCAACGTGGAACTGCAGGCCCGGTTGCGCGAGCAGCAGAGCATCGCGCAGCAACAGGCCGCTACGGCGGAGGAGCTGGCTGCCCTCCGCAAGGAACTCAAGCGCGAACGCAGGCAACAGGAACGGATGGCGTTGCTTCTCCTGCAGGGGGCGGAAGCCCGCCAGGAACACGGCAAGCACGCAGGCTAA
- a CDS encoding ABC transporter ATP-binding protein, whose protein sequence is MLVTLIRRYSKPYLPQIVAVLIFQLASTIATLYLPSLNAKIIDEGVSRGDTDFIWQTGVLMLGVAFGQVLAAIIAVYFGARVAMAIGRDLRRSVFRQVSSFSAQDVNRFGAPTLITRGTNDVQQVQMLVLMGLNFMVSTPIMCVGGIIMALREDLSLSWLVWVSVPLLVAVVGYLVVRLMPLFRSMQAKIDAINGVLREQIIGIRVVRAFVREPHEAKRFGDANQDLTAVSVKIGNLFVLMFPAIGMILHLSTAAVLWFGGQRVDSGDMQVGSLTAFLQYLLQILMAVMMGTFMAMMIPRASVCADRIGEVLDVEPSIHNPSSPVVPAQKKGHVEFRDVTFKYPGAEAPVLSNISFTAEPGKTLAIIGSTGAGKTTLVSLLPRLYDVASGDVLLDGVPVTEMDASEITSRVSAVPQKPYLFSGTIEHNLRFGKPDATDEELWDALETAQAKGFVEEKSSGLNRRIAQGGTNVSGGQRQRLSIARALVTKPNVYLFDDSFSALDVATDARLRKALKAKTKDATVIIVAQRVSTIADADEILVLDNGRIVDRGTHDELLETSPTYQEIVESQLSVEEVA, encoded by the coding sequence ATGCTTGTCACCCTGATACGGCGCTACTCAAAGCCGTATTTGCCGCAGATTGTGGCCGTGCTGATTTTTCAGCTGGCGTCCACCATCGCCACGCTCTACCTCCCCAGCCTCAACGCCAAAATCATTGATGAGGGAGTTTCCCGCGGCGACACCGATTTCATCTGGCAAACCGGTGTGCTCATGCTCGGAGTTGCCTTTGGACAGGTGCTCGCCGCCATCATCGCCGTCTACTTCGGCGCCCGCGTCGCCATGGCCATCGGCCGCGACCTGCGCCGCAGCGTGTTCCGCCAGGTCAGCAGCTTTTCGGCCCAGGACGTCAACCGCTTTGGCGCCCCCACGCTGATCACCCGCGGCACCAACGATGTCCAGCAAGTTCAGATGCTGGTGCTCATGGGCCTGAACTTCATGGTTTCCACACCCATCATGTGTGTTGGCGGCATCATCATGGCACTTCGTGAGGACCTCAGCCTTTCCTGGCTCGTCTGGGTTTCTGTTCCATTGCTCGTGGCCGTGGTGGGCTACCTTGTGGTCAGGCTGATGCCCTTGTTCCGTTCCATGCAAGCCAAGATCGACGCCATCAACGGCGTACTCCGCGAGCAGATCATCGGCATCCGGGTGGTTCGCGCCTTCGTTCGTGAACCGCATGAGGCGAAGCGTTTCGGCGACGCCAACCAGGACCTCACAGCCGTATCGGTGAAGATCGGCAATCTGTTCGTCCTGATGTTCCCCGCCATCGGCATGATCCTGCACCTGTCCACCGCGGCGGTGCTCTGGTTTGGCGGCCAGCGTGTCGATTCGGGCGATATGCAGGTCGGCTCCCTGACGGCCTTCCTGCAGTATCTCCTCCAGATCCTCATGGCAGTGATGATGGGAACGTTCATGGCCATGATGATTCCCCGTGCCTCTGTGTGCGCGGACCGCATCGGCGAGGTCCTGGACGTCGAACCCTCCATCCACAACCCCTCATCTCCGGTGGTGCCGGCACAAAAGAAGGGACACGTGGAGTTCCGCGATGTCACCTTCAAGTACCCGGGTGCCGAGGCGCCTGTGTTGAGCAACATCTCCTTTACTGCCGAGCCGGGGAAGACCCTCGCCATCATCGGTTCCACCGGTGCCGGAAAGACCACCTTGGTCTCGCTGCTTCCGCGGCTCTACGATGTCGCTTCCGGTGACGTACTGCTCGACGGCGTACCGGTCACCGAAATGGATGCCTCGGAAATCACCAGCCGTGTCTCTGCCGTGCCGCAGAAGCCGTACCTGTTCTCCGGGACCATTGAGCACAACCTGCGCTTCGGCAAGCCCGATGCCACGGACGAGGAACTCTGGGACGCGCTCGAAACAGCCCAGGCGAAGGGCTTTGTGGAAGAGAAGTCCTCCGGCCTGAACCGGAGGATCGCCCAGGGCGGTACCAACGTCTCCGGCGGACAACGCCAGAGACTGTCCATCGCCAGGGCCCTGGTGACCAAGCCTAACGTCTACCTGTTTGATGACTCGTTCTCAGCACTGGATGTCGCCACCGACGCCAGGCTCCGAAAGGCCCTGAAGGCCAAGACCAAGGACGCCACGGTCATCATCGTGGCCCAGCGCGTCTCCACCATTGCCGACGCCGACGAAATCCTGGTTCTGGACAACGGTCGCATTGTCGACAGGGGAACGCATGACGAACTATTGGAAACCTCACCCACGTACCAGGAAATCGTCGAATCCCAGCTGAGCGTGGAGGAAGTGGCATGA
- a CDS encoding ABC transporter ATP-binding protein gives MSGQDQQKKRGWAAKAQAAKDAKATAAAEVATEALDDDDFVEEEYVPSEADGGMFGDVPAKKAKEFWPSAKRLMGLLKPERVGVFIVIGLVIVSVVLNVIAPKVLGSAMDVIFGGVMGKQLPPGVSQEQFVELMRQQGQGNFADMVSRMELTNGINFSKLTFLISVVLLMYFVANIFLWAQGWLLNKIVMRVIKKLRNDVQAKLNRLPLNYFDTRQRGDILSRVTNDVDNVQQGLQQAFAQLVSSVLTVLGITVMMFIVSWELALIALIALPLSGVLAGVIGARSQKLFTAQWKNTGALNGQIEESFSGHDLVKVFGRDADMLTRFDEKNEELYKASFGAQFVSGIIFPAMNFVSYLSYVGIAVVGGLRVASGSMSLGDATAFIQYSREFTQPLGQIAGMANMLQSGVASAERVFEFLDAEEEVEETGTRHLPAKTDGHVEFEHVSFSYVEDKPLIEDLSFSAEPGHTVAIVGPTGAGKTTLVNLVMRFYELNSGRITLDGVDIKDLTRSELRSKVGMVLQDAWLFGGTIYDNIKYGKLDATEEQIMEAAKATYVDRFVRAIPDGYQTIIDEEGNNVSAGEKQLITIARAFVSDPSLLILDEATSSVDTRTELLLQKAMAALRTDRTSFVIAHRLSTIRDADTILVMENGQIVEQGNHTQLLALEGAYYRLYMSQFAGEEESAVDDSTAVHS, from the coding sequence ATGAGCGGGCAGGACCAGCAAAAGAAGCGTGGCTGGGCTGCCAAGGCCCAAGCCGCCAAGGACGCCAAGGCAACCGCTGCGGCAGAGGTCGCCACCGAAGCGTTGGATGACGACGACTTCGTTGAGGAAGAGTACGTTCCCTCCGAAGCCGATGGCGGTATGTTCGGGGACGTTCCGGCCAAGAAAGCCAAGGAATTCTGGCCTTCTGCCAAACGGCTCATGGGCCTGTTGAAGCCTGAACGGGTTGGCGTGTTCATCGTGATCGGGCTCGTGATCGTTTCGGTGGTCCTCAACGTGATCGCCCCCAAGGTTTTGGGCAGCGCCATGGACGTCATCTTCGGTGGGGTCATGGGCAAGCAGCTTCCACCGGGTGTTTCCCAGGAGCAGTTTGTCGAGCTCATGCGCCAGCAAGGCCAGGGAAACTTCGCCGACATGGTGTCCCGGATGGAACTCACCAACGGGATCAACTTCTCCAAGCTGACGTTCCTGATTTCCGTAGTGCTCCTCATGTACTTCGTGGCCAACATTTTCCTGTGGGCACAGGGTTGGTTGCTCAACAAGATCGTCATGCGGGTCATCAAGAAGCTCCGCAATGACGTGCAGGCCAAACTCAACCGGCTCCCACTGAACTACTTCGACACCCGCCAGCGCGGCGACATCCTGTCCCGTGTGACCAACGATGTCGACAACGTCCAGCAGGGCCTCCAGCAGGCATTCGCGCAACTGGTCAGTTCCGTCCTCACGGTCCTGGGCATCACCGTCATGATGTTTATCGTGTCGTGGGAGCTCGCCCTGATCGCATTGATCGCGCTGCCACTGTCCGGTGTCCTTGCCGGCGTCATCGGTGCGCGCAGCCAAAAGTTGTTCACGGCACAGTGGAAGAACACGGGAGCCCTCAACGGGCAGATCGAGGAATCCTTCTCCGGACACGACCTCGTCAAGGTCTTCGGCCGCGATGCCGACATGCTGACGCGATTCGATGAGAAGAACGAGGAACTCTACAAGGCCTCCTTCGGCGCGCAGTTTGTTTCCGGCATCATCTTCCCGGCCATGAACTTCGTTTCCTACCTGTCCTACGTGGGAATCGCCGTCGTCGGTGGTCTTCGCGTTGCCTCCGGCTCCATGAGCCTGGGCGATGCCACGGCCTTCATCCAGTACTCCCGCGAATTCACCCAGCCCCTGGGCCAGATTGCCGGCATGGCCAACATGCTGCAGTCCGGTGTTGCCTCGGCAGAGCGTGTGTTCGAGTTCCTGGACGCCGAGGAAGAGGTCGAGGAAACCGGTACTCGGCATCTTCCGGCCAAGACCGACGGCCATGTGGAGTTTGAGCATGTCTCGTTCAGCTACGTGGAGGACAAGCCACTGATCGAGGACTTGTCGTTCAGCGCCGAACCCGGCCACACCGTGGCCATCGTTGGCCCGACCGGTGCCGGCAAGACCACCCTGGTGAACCTCGTGATGCGCTTCTACGAGCTCAATTCCGGCCGGATCACGCTCGACGGTGTGGACATCAAGGACCTTACCCGTTCCGAGCTTCGGTCCAAGGTGGGCATGGTGTTGCAGGATGCGTGGCTGTTCGGCGGCACCATCTACGACAACATCAAGTACGGCAAGCTGGACGCCACCGAAGAACAGATCATGGAAGCGGCGAAGGCTACGTATGTGGACCGCTTCGTGCGTGCCATTCCGGACGGCTACCAGACGATCATCGATGAAGAAGGCAACAACGTCAGCGCCGGTGAGAAGCAGCTCATCACCATCGCCCGGGCGTTCGTGTCCGATCCCTCCTTGCTGATCCTGGACGAGGCCACAAGCTCGGTGGATACACGTACGGAGCTCCTGCTGCAGAAAGCCATGGCTGCGCTCCGTACTGATCGCACCAGCTTCGTGATTGCCCACCGTCTTTCCACCATCCGCGATGCCGATACCATCCTTGTGATGGAGAACGGCCAGATCGTGGAGCAGGGCAACCACACCCAGCTGCTCGCCCTGGAAGGCGCTTACTACCGCTTGTACATGTCCCAGTTCGCTGGGGAGGAAGAGTCTGCGGTGGATGACTCGACGGCGGTGCACAGCTGA
- a CDS encoding acyl-CoA thioesterase, with the protein MRWGDMDAYGHINNVQIVRMLEEARIAAFGPPRGAGLPGVEPPAALFNDVEEGTMTLVVEHKVRYVRTLEYRNIPAVVEIWVGAIKGASFDLHYVIKDPVTREDCVKATTHLAFVAEASGRVLRLTPGQKEKLERYQA; encoded by the coding sequence ATGCGCTGGGGTGACATGGACGCTTACGGACATATCAACAACGTCCAGATTGTCCGAATGCTTGAGGAGGCCCGCATCGCCGCATTCGGACCGCCGCGCGGCGCGGGGCTTCCCGGTGTGGAGCCTCCGGCTGCCCTCTTCAACGATGTTGAGGAGGGCACCATGACCCTCGTGGTGGAGCACAAGGTCCGCTATGTGCGGACTCTGGAATACCGCAACATCCCCGCGGTCGTGGAGATCTGGGTGGGTGCCATCAAGGGTGCCAGTTTCGACCTCCACTACGTCATCAAGGATCCAGTGACCCGGGAAGACTGCGTCAAGGCCACAACCCACCTGGCGTTCGTCGCCGAGGCCTCAGGACGCGTCCTGAGGCTCACGCCAGGGCAAAAGGAAAAGCTGGAAAGGTATCAGGCCTGA
- a CDS encoding copper homeostasis protein CutC — MKLEIAVVSAAGVGVAASEGADRVELCSSLELGGVTPSQGLLEAGLEHADGRLEIYPLVRCRPGDFLYSASDVDTMVHEIRHLLSQGAHGVVVGALTPSGDVDVRTVRRLLETARESNPDAEVTFHRAIDQSRDPLAALDRLLELGFTRVLTSGHAPTAGAGLATLAGMVERAGGDLEIMAGGGLSLADIPAMHAAGLSAVHLSAKKTISTLSQGTISLGTQDGSDPTAYTVTDREIVREAKAKLNAVNRAGQES; from the coding sequence ATGAAACTCGAAATTGCTGTGGTCAGTGCTGCCGGAGTCGGCGTCGCGGCCTCGGAAGGTGCGGACCGGGTGGAGCTCTGCAGCAGCCTGGAACTCGGCGGCGTCACGCCAAGCCAGGGACTGCTCGAAGCGGGCTTGGAGCACGCGGACGGGCGGTTGGAGATTTATCCGCTGGTCCGGTGCAGGCCCGGTGACTTCCTGTACTCGGCATCGGATGTCGACACCATGGTCCACGAAATCCGGCACTTGCTGTCCCAGGGCGCCCACGGTGTGGTGGTTGGAGCATTGACGCCATCGGGCGATGTGGACGTTCGTACGGTTCGTAGGCTGCTGGAGACTGCCCGTGAATCAAACCCCGACGCGGAAGTGACCTTCCACCGTGCGATCGACCAATCCCGGGACCCTCTGGCTGCGCTGGATCGACTCCTGGAACTGGGCTTCACGCGGGTCCTCACCTCCGGTCATGCACCAACGGCAGGTGCGGGCCTAGCAACGCTTGCCGGCATGGTGGAACGTGCTGGAGGGGATCTGGAGATCATGGCTGGTGGGGGACTGTCCTTGGCGGACATCCCGGCCATGCATGCCGCCGGGTTGTCCGCGGTCCACTTGTCGGCCAAAAAGACGATCTCCACGCTCAGCCAAGGAACGATTTCCCTGGGCACCCAGGACGGCAGCGATCCCACGGCCTACACCGTCACCGACCGGGAGATTGTGCGCGAAGCCAAGGCGAAGCTGAATGCCGTGAACCGCGCCGGCCAAGAGAGCTGA